In the Aneurinibacillus soli genome, one interval contains:
- a CDS encoding purine-nucleoside phosphorylase, which yields MEGRMKQIEAACAFIQEKIGTHQPEIGLILGSGLGVLADEITDAVRISYGDIPHFPVSTVEGHKGELVVGTLEGRTVAAMQGRFHYYEGYTMQQVTLPVYVMRQLGISSLVVTNACGGMNRAFAPGDLILIGDHINWTGDHPLIGANLSMFGPRFPDMSDAYTAEYRKRARTKAVELGIAVKEGVYAGISGPSYMTPAELTMLARLGADAVGMSTVPEVIAASHAGLKVLGIACVTDMAIGEELAPLTHEQVMEVANRTRPRFLSLVKAIMPDLD from the coding sequence ATGGAAGGAAGAATGAAGCAGATAGAGGCGGCGTGTGCGTTTATTCAGGAGAAGATCGGCACGCACCAGCCGGAGATCGGGCTTATTCTTGGCTCGGGTCTTGGTGTGTTGGCCGATGAAATTACCGATGCGGTGCGGATTTCGTATGGAGATATCCCGCACTTTCCGGTTTCGACTGTAGAAGGTCACAAGGGAGAGCTTGTAGTCGGGACGCTTGAAGGTCGCACGGTAGCGGCAATGCAGGGGCGCTTTCATTATTATGAAGGGTATACGATGCAGCAGGTTACACTCCCTGTATATGTGATGCGGCAGCTTGGTATCTCTTCGCTTGTTGTGACGAATGCGTGTGGCGGCATGAACCGGGCATTTGCACCGGGCGATCTGATACTCATTGGCGATCATATTAACTGGACGGGCGATCACCCGCTGATCGGTGCGAACTTGTCTATGTTCGGCCCGCGCTTCCCGGATATGTCGGATGCGTATACGGCAGAATATCGTAAGCGTGCCCGTACGAAGGCAGTAGAGCTTGGCATTGCCGTAAAGGAAGGGGTGTATGCAGGCATTAGTGGCCCTTCGTATATGACGCCAGCGGAGCTCACGATGCTTGCTCGGCTCGGGGCGGATGCGGTTGGCATGTCGACGGTACCAGAAGTGATTGCGGCCAGTCATGCCGGACTTAAGGTGCTTGGTATTGCGTGTGTCACGGATATGGCAATCGGAGAAGAGCTTGCGCCGCTTACACATGAACAGGTGATGGAAGTGGCGAACCGGACTCGACCACGTTTTCTGTCATTAGTGAAAGCGATTATGCCGGATTTGGATTAA
- a CDS encoding purine-nucleoside phosphorylase: MPDQAAIRDVQTYIATQTTARPEIGLILGSGLGVLADEITGAVRIPYGDIPHFPISTVEGHKGQLVIGQLHGKTVVAMQGRFHYYEGHGLDAVTFPVHVMKAMGVTSIIVTNAAGGVNESYEAGDLMLISDHLNLTGRHPLIGPNDEAIGVRFPDMSAAYCPKLRTLARQVAERHGIELKEGVYAGMLGPSYETPAEIRMIRILGGDAVGMSTVPEVIVARHTGLRVLGISCISNMAAGILPQPLSHDEVMETAEKVKHTFLTLVKEIVQEMSREDV, translated from the coding sequence ATGCCAGATCAAGCAGCGATTCGTGATGTACAAACGTATATTGCCACACAAACAACCGCCCGTCCGGAGATCGGACTTATTCTCGGTTCAGGTCTCGGTGTGTTAGCGGATGAGATTACAGGTGCGGTGCGGATTCCATATGGAGACATCCCGCACTTTCCGATTTCTACGGTGGAAGGGCATAAAGGACAGCTTGTCATCGGACAGCTTCACGGTAAGACGGTCGTCGCGATGCAGGGACGTTTCCATTACTATGAAGGACATGGCCTGGATGCGGTGACATTTCCGGTCCATGTTATGAAAGCAATGGGCGTTACGAGTATTATCGTGACGAATGCGGCCGGGGGCGTGAATGAATCATATGAAGCGGGCGATCTCATGCTTATTTCCGATCACTTGAATCTGACTGGCCGTCACCCGCTGATCGGACCGAATGATGAGGCGATCGGTGTACGCTTCCCGGATATGTCAGCGGCGTATTGCCCGAAGTTGCGTACGTTGGCACGTCAGGTGGCCGAACGCCATGGCATTGAGCTAAAAGAGGGCGTATATGCGGGTATGCTTGGCCCGAGCTATGAGACACCGGCGGAGATTCGGATGATTCGTATTCTCGGCGGTGATGCAGTCGGCATGTCGACCGTGCCGGAAGTGATTGTGGCACGTCATACTGGGCTGCGTGTACTTGGCATTTCTTGCATTAGTAACATGGCGGCGGGTATTTTACCTCAACCATTGTCACATGACGAAGTGATGGAGACGGCTGAGAAAGTGAAGCATACGTTTTTGACGCTTGTTAAAGAGATTGTGCAGGAGATGTCACGGGAGGACGTATGA
- the deoB gene encoding phosphopentomutase has translation MGDFQRVFLIVLDSVGIGELPDAPDYGDAGAHTLGHIAEQRGGLNVPNLERLGLGHIAPLQGVAADGQTAAGFGKMKEISRGKDTSTGHWEIMGLEVKTPFKTWPNGFPDSLITPFCERIGRGVLGNKPASGTEILDELGAEHMRTGDVIVYTSADSVFQIAAHEEVVPLEELYRICEVARELTLDDEHSVVRVIARPFIGEPGHFIRTANRHDYSVLPPGETVMNRLKDAGLDSIALGKISDIYAGEGVTDSIKTKSNMDGVDKLLDVMKRDFHGLAFLNLVDFDALYGHRRNPQGYGDAIEAFDARLPEILAALRPDDLLIITADHGNDPVHHGTDHTREYVPLLVYHTAMQSALNLGVRGTFADIGATIAENFDVAQPLIGTSFLQEIAKQDA, from the coding sequence ATGGGAGACTTTCAACGGGTATTTTTGATTGTATTGGATAGTGTGGGTATTGGGGAACTGCCGGATGCCCCGGATTATGGGGATGCAGGTGCTCATACGCTTGGTCATATCGCGGAGCAGCGCGGCGGGCTTAATGTGCCGAACCTGGAGCGTCTCGGGCTTGGGCATATTGCACCGCTTCAAGGGGTGGCGGCGGATGGGCAGACTGCTGCAGGTTTTGGCAAGATGAAAGAAATATCGCGCGGCAAGGATACATCAACAGGTCACTGGGAGATCATGGGGCTTGAAGTGAAGACCCCATTTAAAACGTGGCCGAACGGTTTTCCCGATAGTTTGATTACGCCATTTTGTGAGCGCATCGGGCGCGGGGTGCTGGGGAATAAGCCGGCATCTGGAACAGAAATTCTTGATGAACTCGGCGCAGAGCATATGCGGACGGGAGACGTCATTGTGTACACGTCGGCAGACAGTGTCTTCCAAATTGCGGCTCATGAAGAAGTTGTACCGCTTGAGGAGTTGTATCGCATCTGCGAGGTGGCGCGTGAGCTGACACTTGATGATGAACATTCCGTTGTGCGTGTTATTGCGCGTCCGTTCATCGGAGAGCCGGGACATTTTATCCGTACGGCAAACCGTCATGACTATTCTGTATTGCCACCGGGTGAAACGGTGATGAACCGGCTGAAAGATGCCGGGCTTGATTCGATTGCACTCGGCAAAATCTCGGATATTTATGCGGGAGAAGGCGTAACGGATTCGATTAAAACAAAATCGAATATGGACGGAGTAGATAAGCTGCTTGATGTGATGAAGCGTGATTTTCACGGGTTGGCCTTTTTGAATCTGGTTGATTTTGATGCGCTGTATGGTCACCGCCGCAATCCGCAGGGCTATGGGGATGCGATTGAAGCGTTTGATGCACGTCTGCCTGAAATTCTAGCGGCGCTGCGTCCGGATGACCTGCTTATTATTACAGCTGACCACGGTAATGACCCGGTGCATCATGGAACGGATCATACACGAGAATATGTGCCATTGCTTGTGTATCATACCGCGATGCAGTCTGCCCTGAATTTGGGTGTACGAGGGACATTTGCGGATATTGGTGCGACGATTGCCGAGAATTTCGATGTGGCACAGCCGCTAATTGGCACAAGTTTTCTACAAGAAATTGCAAAACAAGACGCATAA
- the xerD gene encoding site-specific tyrosine recombinase XerD, with the protein MKDLITHFIHYLTVERGLAKNTLESYQRDLTAYCTYVREEGFTDINQTTRAQIMGYLMRLQEQGRATATISRNVASIRAFYQFLLREKITDKDPSVNLESPKIEKKLPQVLSVTEVETLLNGPDAHMPAGMRDKAMLELLYATGIRVSELVSLNLADVNLAMGFIKCFGKGSKERIIPLGRLAIENVRGYIERSRPLLKKRGSDEALFLNHHGRRLSRQGFWKIIKKYAQVANSNKEVTPHTLRHSFATHLLENGADLRSVQEMLGHADISTTQIYTHVTKTRLKEVYAKAHPRA; encoded by the coding sequence ATGAAAGATTTGATCACCCATTTTATCCATTATCTTACAGTGGAGAGAGGGTTGGCCAAAAATACGCTAGAATCGTATCAGCGTGATTTGACCGCATACTGCACGTACGTGAGAGAAGAAGGTTTTACAGACATTAATCAGACGACTCGGGCACAAATTATGGGCTATCTCATGCGGTTGCAGGAGCAGGGACGGGCAACAGCTACCATATCGCGTAATGTAGCATCCATTCGGGCCTTTTATCAGTTTTTGCTGCGAGAGAAGATTACAGATAAAGATCCGAGCGTGAATCTGGAGTCTCCGAAGATTGAGAAGAAGCTGCCGCAGGTGTTGTCTGTAACGGAAGTGGAGACGCTTTTGAATGGTCCAGACGCGCATATGCCGGCTGGCATGCGCGATAAGGCGATGCTTGAGCTGTTGTATGCAACAGGAATTCGGGTGTCCGAGCTTGTATCGCTGAATCTGGCCGATGTGAATCTCGCGATGGGCTTCATTAAATGTTTTGGCAAAGGTTCGAAGGAACGCATTATTCCGTTGGGACGTCTGGCGATTGAGAATGTGCGCGGCTACATTGAGCGCAGCCGCCCGCTGTTGAAGAAGCGCGGGAGCGATGAAGCGCTGTTCCTGAATCACCATGGACGCCGCTTGTCACGGCAGGGGTTCTGGAAGATCATCAAGAAATATGCGCAGGTGGCCAACAGCAATAAGGAGGTTACACCTCATACGCTCAGGCATTCGTTTGCGACGCATTTATTGGAGAATGGAGCTGATCTTCGTTCGGTGCAGGAGATGCTCGGTCATGCGGATATTTCTACGACACAGATTTATACTCATGTAACGAAGACGCGCTTAAAAGAAGTGTATGCGAAGGCGCATCCGAGGGCATAA
- a CDS encoding DUF4227 family protein, with product MEVEWKEICMFVSYRRVSEAFKLLLIFMACTFIFYQLFLYMNDVIKPAQPYQEPDGKAVKAMKSLGGTGSVYADTKRRLFDFYYYGE from the coding sequence ATGGAAGTTGAATGGAAGGAGATTTGTATGTTTGTATCATATCGCCGCGTGTCAGAAGCGTTTAAGCTGCTGCTCATTTTTATGGCCTGTACGTTTATTTTTTACCAGTTGTTTCTGTATATGAATGATGTCATTAAGCCTGCACAACCTTACCAGGAACCGGATGGAAAAGCAGTAAAAGCAATGAAGTCTCTTGGTGGTACAGGGAGTGTGTATGCTGATACGAAGCGACGATTATTTGACTTTTATTATTACGGTGAGTAG
- a CDS encoding peptidoglycan D,D-transpeptidase FtsI family protein, with amino-acid sequence MYNHEEKENDRTKTIFSRLNVLLLVVFLIFSAMIFRLSYVQIVKGAKFEKEASAKSDKKIPILAMRGNIYDRNGNLIVHSQGSFTAVFQEKDYMNEAYYVNLVTKLEKILTGTKKEDLLKKMDVGYEFKNGKVERTMRMTSKFLEKDLKYDLSQKEIAYLAEHRSDLDGITVVTKPIRVYDPNQVAVQTIGYVRPFNVTENQGNEYYLARKDSYLPNQMVGYDGIERSYEEQLRGENGYRLYQVAANQTILQQIKEVPPTRGNNLYLTIDDRVQLDTRNFIRDFLPKLRGTGKNAYNARNAYAVAIEVKTGRVVATVSYPEYDPNIWTSGPDKETYEANQYSFPNGTISSAPHDVRPKTGDDAALETYRHPASILPSGSALKPATVLTGLAEKVITPYDTWSDPGAYRYGSSAGDVIHNDSNHNYGLLTPQRALKFSSNTYMARVGKALRDKLGKDTIFTYQKYLRAFGLGIKTGVDLPNESSGKEDFLVMNAKYGPTAAMVQASFGQQGRYTTMQLAQYAATLASKGVRYRPQLVDRIVDNNGKVVQSFKPEVLSKLNLPDEYWRVVHEGMVMVTTESGGTAVGAFAGFPYHVAAKTGTSQQDIYVPSSVDFSKKVTWHKANKINNGVFVSFAPAEDPKLAVAVIVPEGGYGSQSAGMIARAIYDSYNKHVGLGPTDKPYVPATAAPNMAKK; translated from the coding sequence ATGTACAACCACGAAGAAAAAGAGAATGACCGAACAAAAACGATATTTAGCCGCTTGAACGTATTGCTGCTTGTTGTGTTTCTGATTTTCTCTGCGATGATTTTCCGCCTCTCCTATGTACAAATTGTGAAAGGTGCGAAGTTCGAAAAAGAAGCATCTGCAAAGTCAGACAAAAAAATTCCGATCCTAGCAATGCGGGGCAATATTTACGATCGAAACGGCAATCTAATCGTACACAGCCAGGGCTCGTTCACCGCTGTATTTCAAGAAAAAGATTATATGAACGAAGCGTATTACGTAAACCTTGTGACCAAGCTTGAAAAAATTCTTACAGGCACAAAGAAAGAAGACTTGCTTAAAAAAATGGACGTCGGCTACGAATTCAAGAACGGCAAAGTTGAACGTACGATGCGCATGACAAGTAAGTTTCTTGAAAAGGATCTGAAGTATGATCTGTCTCAAAAGGAAATCGCGTATCTCGCCGAGCATCGAAGCGATCTCGATGGGATCACGGTCGTAACAAAGCCAATTCGTGTATATGACCCGAATCAAGTTGCTGTACAAACAATCGGCTATGTACGCCCGTTCAACGTTACCGAAAACCAGGGCAACGAATACTATCTGGCACGCAAAGATTCGTATCTGCCAAATCAGATGGTCGGATATGATGGAATTGAACGCAGTTACGAAGAACAACTGCGCGGTGAAAATGGCTATCGCCTGTATCAGGTAGCTGCCAACCAGACGATTCTACAACAGATTAAGGAAGTTCCGCCAACACGCGGCAACAACCTGTATCTGACCATTGATGATCGCGTACAGCTCGACACCCGTAATTTCATTAGAGACTTCCTGCCAAAACTGCGCGGAACCGGTAAGAATGCGTACAATGCCCGCAACGCCTATGCAGTGGCAATCGAAGTTAAAACAGGTAGAGTCGTCGCTACGGTCAGCTACCCGGAATACGATCCAAATATCTGGACATCGGGACCGGATAAAGAAACGTACGAGGCGAACCAGTATTCGTTCCCGAACGGTACAATTAGTAGTGCCCCGCACGACGTTCGCCCGAAAACCGGGGATGATGCCGCATTAGAAACATATAGACATCCGGCCTCTATCCTTCCGTCTGGTTCGGCTCTCAAGCCAGCGACGGTTTTAACGGGGCTTGCAGAAAAGGTCATCACGCCTTATGACACATGGTCAGACCCTGGTGCTTATCGATACGGCTCTTCAGCAGGGGACGTCATTCACAATGACAGCAACCATAATTATGGCTTATTAACCCCGCAACGGGCACTTAAGTTCTCGTCTAATACGTATATGGCACGGGTTGGTAAAGCACTGCGGGATAAGTTGGGCAAGGATACGATCTTTACGTATCAGAAATACCTCCGCGCCTTCGGCCTGGGTATCAAAACCGGGGTCGATTTGCCGAATGAATCAAGTGGTAAGGAAGATTTTCTTGTAATGAATGCAAAATACGGTCCAACTGCTGCGATGGTACAAGCTTCCTTTGGTCAGCAAGGCCGCTATACTACCATGCAACTTGCTCAGTACGCAGCGACACTGGCAAGTAAGGGCGTTCGCTATCGTCCACAGTTAGTGGACCGGATCGTAGACAATAATGGTAAAGTAGTCCAGTCATTCAAGCCAGAAGTTCTGAGCAAACTGAATCTCCCAGATGAGTACTGGCGAGTTGTTCACGAAGGAATGGTCATGGTTACAACTGAATCAGGGGGTACAGCAGTCGGCGCATTTGCCGGATTCCCGTACCATGTAGCGGCTAAAACCGGTACATCCCAGCAAGATATTTACGTTCCTAGTTCTGTCGATTTCTCGAAAAAAGTAACCTGGCACAAAGCCAACAAGATTAATAACGGGGTGTTTGTTTCATTCGCTCCCGCTGAAGATCCAAAGCTTGCGGTTGCTGTTATCGTTCCGGAAGGTGGTTATGGTAGTCAATCTGCCGGTATGATCGCGCGGGCGATCTATGACTCGTATAATAAACACGTTGGCCTTGGTCCGACAGACAAGCCGTATGTTCCCGCGACGGCGGCTCCGAATATGGCGAAGAAATGA